Proteins encoded together in one Micromonospora auratinigra window:
- a CDS encoding TauD/TfdA family dioxygenase, producing the protein MSDTIATLPVVIENDGRELTDLIDARRAELRAALAEHGGLLFRGFDVGGVDGFDRAVRALSGEPLTYTERSSPRHSIKGRVYTSTDYPPDEEIFLHNENSYQARWPLTLFFYCITPPLTQGATPLADIRRVYEAIDPAVREEFVRRRWMLVRNFHGDFGTRWQEVFNTENRAEVEAYAAANGITVEWVGADSLRTRAVRDVVHFRPGSDTPRWFNHATFFHLSTLPKDYQDGLLDMFGADGLPSNTYYGDGGEIPADVMDHLRAAYRSASVRFDYRRDDVLVVDNMTAAHAREPYTGPRKIAVAMAEPHTPDTPGAN; encoded by the coding sequence ATGAGCGACACGATCGCCACGCTCCCGGTGGTCATCGAGAACGACGGCCGGGAGCTGACCGACCTGATCGACGCGCGCCGCGCCGAGCTGCGGGCCGCCCTCGCCGAGCACGGCGGGCTGCTGTTCCGGGGCTTCGACGTGGGTGGCGTGGACGGCTTCGACCGCGCGGTCCGCGCCCTGTCCGGGGAACCGCTGACCTACACCGAGCGCTCCTCGCCCCGGCACTCCATCAAGGGCCGGGTCTACACCTCGACCGACTACCCGCCGGACGAGGAGATCTTCCTGCACAACGAGAACTCGTACCAGGCGCGCTGGCCGCTGACCCTCTTCTTCTACTGCATCACCCCGCCGCTGACGCAGGGCGCCACCCCGCTCGCCGACATCCGCCGGGTGTACGAGGCGATCGACCCGGCGGTACGTGAGGAGTTCGTCCGGCGGCGCTGGATGCTGGTGCGCAACTTCCACGGCGACTTCGGCACCCGCTGGCAGGAGGTGTTCAACACCGAGAACCGGGCCGAGGTCGAGGCGTACGCGGCGGCCAACGGGATCACCGTCGAGTGGGTGGGCGCGGACTCGCTGCGTACCCGGGCGGTCCGGGACGTGGTGCACTTCCGGCCCGGCTCGGACACCCCGCGCTGGTTCAACCACGCCACGTTCTTCCACCTCAGCACCCTGCCGAAGGACTACCAGGACGGGCTGCTGGACATGTTCGGCGCGGACGGGCTGCCGTCGAACACCTACTACGGCGACGGCGGCGAGATCCCCGCCGACGTGATGGACCACCTGCGCGCGGCCTACCGGTCCGCCAGCGTCCGCTTCGACTACCGGCGCGACGACGTGCTGGTGGTGGACAACATGACCGCCGCGCACGCGCGGGAG
- a CDS encoding type I polyketide synthase — MHNDIPASDDGIEPIAIVGLAARLPGAADVEQFWRNLVDGVESVTELTREEQLARGATPEEVDDPGWVNRAPLVDGYDEFDAGLFGMTAREAEITDPQHRLFLETCYTALQDAGYDPGRYDGAVGVYAGTGSNTYLHRFVVRNKRVGGNPHGAVSIATSNSPNYVATNVSYRLDLRGPSLTVHTACSTSLVAFHLACEALRNGECDMALAGGVNIELPHVGYLGMDGFTSPDGRCRPFDAGANGTVWGSGVGVTLLKRLSDAIADGDSIRAVVLGNAINNDGAAKVGFSAPSIDGQMEAIAQAVGMAGIDPRTISYVEAHGTGTALGDPIEVAALSAVYTKDTDDRGWCGIGSVKSNIGHLSQPSGIASVIKTVLAIEHGLIPPTINYETPNPGIDFADTPFYVANTLTKWDSDGPRRAGVSSFGIGGTNAHVVLQEAPAAYRGERRVRPAHLLQVSAKTPTALDAAVRRLADRLEAATEGGPELLADVAHTLRVGRPGYAHRAAVVATDLPTAAAALRDPRRGHRGLTDRPAPTVCFLFSGQGSQYAGMGAQLYAEDPAFAATVDECAELLRPELGLDLRDLILGRDPQAQEKLTETRYTQPALFTVEYALATAWQRAGVTPAAMIGHSIGEYVAATVAGVLTLPDALRVVAARGRLMHSLPAGSMLAVALDESAVADRLPEGLSVATVNGPGTCVVAGETPLIEEFAATLKGKSKVLRTSHAFHSPMMAPILDEFTALMAAVPLRPPAVPFLSNVTGTWITAAQATDPAYWAAHLRRPVRFGACVATLLAEGTWALVECGPGRQLANLARMQVAKASEAQRTLTPLASLPGPGDRTGDLATLLGSVGALWCAGVPVRPAVDPDARRVPLPAYPFERRRYWVDPDPVEQASAAPVETGPRPLPEWFAVPVWRQAAPTRTVTPLGRCLVLVDGPRGEALVAALRAAGDDPVEVRAGDAFTATSGGFRLRPGAREDHEALVASLGADLPRRIVHAYALDGEPAGTDIAAAWAAQDRGFFSALHLVQALAGAGLTADEQGLGLDLVTAGIGDVRGDDLVRPEHATLAGLARVLPAELPGLTVRLVDADRAARGVAALAAELRSPVDPEHPEVALRRDRRWVGGYEQVTVAAEDEPGVLREEGRYLVTGGLGGIGVTLAEDFAHRVRARLVLLARSGLPEREKWDEHLAVHGGADRAGRAIAAIRRMEAAGAEVLVLAADVTDPADLRRVRAAAEERFGGLDGIVHAAGLAGGGMAEIKERAEAERVLAPKLAGTLALAQVFGDLPLDFVALCSSITAVIGGFGQVDYCAANSFLDAWARAGLGFRAPVVSQNWGGWAEVGMAVETAAPAAFRAAGRDTVTTPVDHPVLTTKVTGPDGTVLHGLVSADTHWLLDEHRIGGVPVVPGTAHLESVRAAVTAALPAPGPAAAVELRDVVFLEPFSVPDGTVAQYRVELTPTDDGVDFTVASLAAGRLRSHVRGAAGWTTEPAPPAGTPTVAGRRVDDDASFGRGRTSMLTFGPRWAALAEHRLAEGEELARVEAPAAVLADLPSWGLNPALLDVATAFGRGQGSGTYLPLSYGRIVVRGPLPAVFHSHLRHRDGATDEVVAADLSLRDTEGRELVGISDFVLRKVDQGAVTGGLADAPAGGAAAPAPVTEDIRPVDGAEAFRRSLTAGLGAQVVITTRTVADIRRRAARVTTDSLAAETDAPTTGVTGAGGGSAAPSTELEKTVAQVWRDGLGVTEVGVDDDFFALGGNSLVAVQLIAAMRKATGVRLPMRSLFETPTVAGLAARIEELRANAPADEPAAPAAIPAIPRLPRA; from the coding sequence ATGCACAACGACATTCCCGCCAGCGACGATGGCATCGAACCGATCGCGATCGTCGGCCTCGCGGCCCGCCTACCCGGCGCCGCCGACGTCGAGCAGTTCTGGCGCAACCTGGTCGACGGTGTCGAGTCGGTCACCGAGCTGACCCGCGAGGAGCAGCTCGCCCGTGGCGCCACTCCCGAGGAGGTCGACGACCCGGGCTGGGTGAACCGCGCCCCGCTGGTCGACGGCTACGACGAGTTCGACGCCGGCCTGTTCGGGATGACCGCCCGCGAGGCCGAGATCACCGACCCGCAGCACCGGCTCTTCCTGGAGACCTGCTACACCGCGTTGCAGGACGCCGGCTACGACCCGGGCCGCTACGACGGCGCGGTCGGCGTGTACGCCGGCACCGGCAGCAACACCTACCTGCACCGGTTCGTCGTGCGCAACAAGCGGGTGGGCGGCAACCCGCACGGCGCGGTCTCCATCGCCACCAGCAACTCGCCGAACTACGTCGCCACCAACGTGTCGTACCGGCTGGACCTGCGCGGGCCGTCGCTGACCGTGCACACCGCCTGCTCCACCTCGCTGGTCGCCTTCCACCTGGCCTGCGAGGCGCTGCGCAACGGCGAGTGCGACATGGCCCTGGCCGGCGGGGTCAACATCGAGCTGCCGCACGTCGGCTACCTCGGCATGGACGGCTTCACCTCCCCGGACGGCCGGTGCCGCCCGTTCGACGCCGGCGCGAACGGCACGGTGTGGGGCAGCGGTGTCGGGGTCACCCTGCTCAAGCGCCTCTCCGACGCGATCGCCGACGGCGACAGCATCCGCGCGGTGGTGCTCGGCAACGCCATCAACAACGACGGCGCCGCGAAGGTCGGTTTCTCCGCGCCGAGCATCGACGGGCAGATGGAGGCGATCGCGCAGGCGGTCGGGATGGCCGGGATCGACCCGCGCACCATCAGCTACGTCGAGGCGCACGGCACCGGCACCGCGCTCGGCGACCCGATCGAGGTGGCCGCGCTCTCCGCCGTCTACACGAAGGACACCGACGACCGGGGCTGGTGCGGCATCGGCTCGGTGAAGTCGAACATCGGCCACCTCAGCCAGCCCTCCGGCATCGCCAGCGTGATCAAGACGGTGCTCGCGATAGAACACGGGCTGATCCCGCCGACCATCAACTACGAGACGCCGAACCCGGGGATCGACTTCGCCGACACCCCGTTCTACGTGGCGAACACGCTGACCAAGTGGGACAGCGACGGCCCGCGCCGGGCCGGGGTCAGCTCGTTCGGCATCGGCGGCACCAACGCGCACGTGGTGCTCCAGGAGGCGCCGGCCGCGTACCGGGGGGAGCGGCGGGTCCGCCCCGCCCACCTGCTCCAGGTGTCGGCGAAGACCCCCACCGCCCTGGACGCCGCCGTCCGCCGGCTCGCCGACCGCCTGGAGGCGGCCACCGAGGGCGGCCCCGAGCTGCTCGCCGACGTCGCGCACACGCTGCGCGTCGGCCGCCCCGGGTACGCCCACCGCGCGGCCGTGGTCGCCACCGACCTCCCGACGGCGGCTGCCGCACTCCGCGATCCGCGGCGCGGACATCGCGGGCTGACCGACCGTCCAGCGCCGACCGTCTGTTTCCTGTTCAGCGGCCAGGGCTCGCAGTACGCCGGGATGGGCGCGCAGCTCTACGCCGAGGACCCGGCCTTCGCGGCCACCGTGGACGAGTGCGCCGAACTGCTCCGCCCCGAGCTGGGCCTGGACCTGCGCGACCTGATCCTGGGTCGCGACCCGCAGGCGCAGGAGAAGCTCACCGAGACCCGCTACACCCAGCCGGCCCTGTTCACCGTCGAGTACGCCCTGGCCACCGCCTGGCAGCGGGCCGGGGTGACCCCGGCGGCCATGATCGGCCACTCCATCGGCGAGTACGTCGCCGCCACCGTGGCCGGCGTGCTGACCCTGCCGGACGCGCTGCGGGTGGTGGCCGCCCGGGGCCGGCTGATGCACTCGCTCCCGGCCGGCTCGATGCTGGCGGTCGCGCTGGACGAGTCGGCGGTCGCCGACCGGCTGCCCGAGGGGCTCTCCGTCGCCACCGTCAACGGCCCCGGCACCTGCGTGGTGGCCGGCGAGACGCCGCTGATCGAGGAGTTCGCCGCCACCCTCAAGGGCAAGAGCAAGGTGCTGCGCACCTCGCACGCGTTCCACTCGCCGATGATGGCGCCGATCCTCGACGAGTTCACCGCGCTGATGGCCGCCGTGCCGCTGCGCCCGCCGGCCGTGCCGTTCCTGTCCAACGTGACCGGCACCTGGATCACCGCGGCGCAGGCGACCGACCCGGCGTACTGGGCGGCGCACCTGCGCCGGCCGGTCCGGTTCGGCGCGTGCGTGGCGACCCTGCTCGCCGAGGGCACCTGGGCACTGGTCGAGTGCGGCCCCGGCCGACAGCTGGCCAACCTGGCCCGGATGCAGGTCGCCAAGGCGTCCGAGGCGCAGCGGACGCTCACCCCGCTGGCCAGCCTGCCCGGCCCCGGCGACCGCACCGGCGACCTGGCCACCCTGCTCGGCAGCGTCGGCGCGCTGTGGTGCGCGGGCGTGCCGGTGCGCCCGGCCGTCGACCCGGACGCCCGCCGGGTGCCGCTGCCCGCGTACCCCTTCGAGCGGCGCCGCTACTGGGTGGACCCGGACCCGGTGGAGCAGGCGAGCGCCGCGCCGGTGGAGACCGGGCCCCGGCCGCTGCCGGAGTGGTTCGCGGTGCCGGTGTGGCGGCAGGCCGCCCCCACCCGGACCGTCACGCCGCTGGGCCGCTGCCTGGTGCTGGTCGACGGCCCGCGCGGTGAGGCGCTGGTCGCCGCGCTGCGGGCCGCCGGCGACGACCCGGTCGAGGTACGCGCCGGCGACGCCTTCACCGCCACCTCCGGTGGCTTCCGGCTGCGCCCCGGCGCCCGCGAGGACCACGAGGCGCTGGTCGCCTCGCTCGGCGCCGACCTGCCCCGACGCATCGTGCACGCGTACGCCCTCGACGGCGAGCCGGCCGGCACCGACATCGCCGCCGCCTGGGCCGCCCAGGACCGGGGCTTCTTCAGCGCGCTGCACCTGGTGCAGGCGCTCGCCGGGGCCGGGCTGACCGCCGACGAGCAGGGCCTCGGCCTCGACCTGGTGACCGCCGGCATCGGCGACGTCCGGGGCGACGACCTGGTCCGCCCCGAGCACGCCACCCTGGCCGGCCTGGCCCGGGTGCTGCCGGCGGAACTGCCCGGCCTCACCGTCCGGCTGGTCGACGCGGACCGCGCCGCGCGGGGCGTGGCCGCTCTCGCCGCCGAGCTGCGCAGCCCGGTGGACCCGGAGCACCCGGAGGTGGCGCTGCGCCGCGACCGGCGCTGGGTGGGCGGGTACGAGCAGGTCACCGTGGCCGCCGAGGACGAGCCCGGGGTGCTGCGCGAGGAGGGCCGCTACCTCGTCACCGGCGGTCTGGGCGGCATCGGCGTCACCCTGGCCGAGGACTTCGCCCACCGGGTGCGCGCCCGGCTGGTCCTGCTGGCCCGCTCCGGCCTGCCCGAGCGGGAGAAGTGGGACGAGCACCTGGCGGTGCACGGCGGCGCCGACCGCGCCGGCCGGGCCATCGCGGCGATCCGCCGGATGGAGGCGGCCGGGGCCGAGGTGCTGGTGCTCGCGGCCGACGTCACCGACCCGGCGGACCTGCGCCGGGTCCGCGCGGCCGCCGAGGAGCGCTTCGGCGGGCTGGACGGCATCGTGCACGCCGCCGGCCTGGCCGGTGGCGGCATGGCCGAGATCAAGGAGCGGGCCGAGGCGGAGCGCGTGCTGGCCCCGAAGCTGGCCGGCACCCTGGCGCTGGCCCAGGTCTTCGGTGACCTGCCGCTGGACTTCGTGGCGCTCTGCTCCTCGATCACCGCGGTGATCGGCGGTTTCGGCCAGGTCGACTACTGCGCGGCCAACAGCTTCCTGGACGCCTGGGCGCGGGCCGGCCTCGGGTTCCGGGCGCCGGTGGTGTCGCAGAACTGGGGCGGCTGGGCCGAGGTCGGCATGGCGGTGGAGACCGCCGCGCCGGCCGCGTTCCGGGCCGCCGGCCGGGACACCGTGACCACCCCGGTCGACCACCCGGTGCTGACCACGAAGGTCACCGGACCGGACGGCACGGTGCTGCACGGTCTGGTCTCCGCCGACACCCACTGGCTGCTCGACGAGCACCGGATCGGCGGGGTGCCGGTGGTGCCCGGCACCGCCCACCTGGAGTCGGTGCGCGCCGCGGTGACCGCCGCGCTGCCCGCCCCCGGCCCGGCGGCGGCCGTGGAACTGCGCGACGTGGTCTTCCTGGAGCCGTTCTCGGTGCCGGACGGCACGGTCGCCCAGTACCGGGTGGAGTTGACCCCGACCGACGACGGCGTCGACTTCACCGTCGCCAGCCTCGCCGCCGGCCGGCTCCGCAGCCACGTGCGCGGCGCCGCCGGATGGACCACGGAGCCCGCCCCGCCGGCCGGTACGCCCACCGTCGCCGGCCGCCGGGTCGACGACGACGCCTCGTTCGGTCGGGGCCGTACCAGCATGCTCACCTTCGGCCCGCGCTGGGCGGCGCTGGCCGAGCACCGGCTGGCCGAGGGGGAGGAGCTGGCCCGGGTCGAGGCCCCGGCCGCCGTGCTGGCCGACCTGCCCTCCTGGGGGCTGAACCCGGCCCTGCTGGACGTGGCCACCGCGTTCGGCCGGGGCCAGGGCTCCGGCACCTACCTGCCCCTGTCGTACGGCCGGATCGTGGTGCGCGGGCCGCTGCCGGCGGTCTTCCACAGCCACCTGCGGCACCGGGACGGCGCCACCGACGAGGTGGTCGCCGCCGACCTGTCCCTGCGCGACACCGAGGGTCGGGAACTCGTCGGGATCAGCGACTTCGTGCTGCGCAAGGTGGACCAGGGCGCGGTGACCGGCGGGCTGGCCGACGCCCCGGCCGGCGGCGCGGCCGCGCCGGCCCCGGTCACCGAGGACATCCGGCCGGTGGACGGGGCGGAGGCGTTCCGCCGCAGCCTCACCGCCGGCCTCGGCGCGCAGGTGGTCATCACCACCCGCACCGTCGCCGACATCCGGCGCCGGGCGGCCCGGGTCACCACCGACAGCCTGGCGGCGGAGACCGACGCCCCGACCACCGGGGTGACCGGTGCCGGCGGCGGCTCGGCCGCGCCGTCGACCGAGCTGGAGAAGACCGTCGCCCAGGTGTGGCGCGACGGTCTGGGTGTCACCGAGGTCGGCGTGGACGACGACTTCTTCGCCCTCGGCGGCAACTCGCTGGTCGCGGTGCAGCTCATCGCGGCCATGCGCAAGGCCACCGGGGTGCGGCTGCCGATGCGCAGCCTCTTCGAGACGCCCACCGTGGCGGGCCTGGCGGCCCGGATCGAGGAGCTGCGCGCGAACGCGCCCGCCGACGAACCGGCCGCCCCGGCGGCGATCCCGGCCATCCCGCGGCTGCCCCGCGCCTGA